A segment of the Geoglobus ahangari genome:
GGGCAACTTCATAGCCAGCAGGAGGGCTAAGAAGATCTACAGGATCTCGGACAGGGTTGCGATGACGACTGCAGGAAGCGTTGGAGATGCACAGTTCCTCGTGAGGCTCATAAAGGTTGAGATGAACCTCTACGAGATAAAGAAGGAGGAGAGGCCGAGCGTGAAGGCCATAGCGACAATGACGTCAAACCTGCTCAACTCCGTCAGGTACTTCCCGTACCTCGTTCAGCTGCTGATCGGCGGTGTGGATGACAGGGGAGCGAGCATATACTCCATAGACCCCATAGGAGGGGCTATTGAGGAGACGGACATAGTAGCCACCGGATCTGGATCGCCCATGGCCTACGGAGTGCTCGAAGATGCTTACAAGGAGGGCATAACCACAGATGAGGCTGTGGAGCTTGCCGTAAGGGCAATACACTCCGCCATGCGCAGGGATTCTGCAAGTGGAGACGGTATTGATGTTGTGAAGATAACCGAGGACGAGTACCGCGAGCTCAGCAGAGATGAGGTTGAGGAGATTATCTCGAAGTTCAGAAAATAATCCCTTTTTCGGAATCTGGTAGTTATGTCAAGCAAGGAGTATATCAAGCAGCTCAAGGAGAAGATCGTTGAGCTCGTTCCGGAGAACATCAAGATCAAGAACATCGAGTTTGAGGGCCCGCTCCTCGTAATCTACGTGGAGAACCCTCAGGAGTTTGCGGATAGCGGAGACATCATCAGGAAGCTGGCCAAGGATCTCAGGAAAAGGATAATCGTCAGGCCTGACCCGAAAAGCCTCAAGCCGCCTGAAGAGGCCAAGGAGATAATCAAGAAGATCGTTCCAGAGGAGGCCCAGATAACCGGCTTCTTCTTTGACGAGGAGAACGGTGAGGTCATCATAGAGGCAGAGAAGCCGGGGGTGGTCATAGGGAAGAACGGGGTCACACTGAGAGAGATAATGAAGGCCGTGGGGTGGAGCCCCCGCCCCGTGAGGACGGCGCCGATAAAGTCGAAGACCATAGAGAATGTCAGGAACTTCCTGCTCGCCTCAAGGGAGGAGAGGAAGGAGATACTCAAGAGGATTGGGGAGAGGATTCACAGGGGCACAATCTACGAGGACAAGTGGGTAAGGGTGACCTTCCTCGGAGGATCGAGGGAGGTCGGGAGGAGCTGCTACCTGCTCCAGACCCCGGAGAGCAAGATCCTGATAGACTGCGGTGTGAACGTTGGGAACATCCACCAGTCCCCCTACCTGTACGTTCCCGAGATCCAGCCCCTCGACAGCATAGACGCTGTCGTGATAACCCACGCTCACCTCGACCACTGCGGACTGCTGCCTGTCCTCTTCAAGTACGGCTATAGAGGCCCGGTTTACCTCACACCCCCCACAAGAGACCTGATGGTTCTGCTCCAGCTCGACTTCATCGAGGTTGCCGGAAGGGAGGGGAACCCGACACCCTACGAGTCCCAGCACGTGAGGGAGGCGCTGAAGCACACGATAACCCTCGACTATGGGGTTGTGACTGACATCTCCCCGGACATAAGGCTCACTTTCTACAATGCCGGCCACATCCTCGGCTCGGCCATAGCCCACTTCCACATAGGCGAGGGGCTGTACAACATAGCCTTCACGGGAGACTTCAAGTTCGAGAAGACGAGGCTGTTCGACCGAGCCCACACGCACTTCCCGAGGCTCGAGGGGCTGATAATGGAGGCGACTTACGGTGGCTCCGAAGATTTCCAGCCGTCAAGAAAGGAGGCCGAGGAGAAGCTGCTCGAGGTGATCAGGAGCACCATAGAGAGGGGTGGGAAGGTTCTGATACCGACGTTTGCTGTTGGAAGGAGTCAGGAGGTCATGATTGTTCTCGAGGAGGCGATAAGGAACAAGCGCATCGAGGAGATTCCCGTCTACCTCGACGGGATGATTTACGAGGCCACGGCTATACACACCGCCTATCCCGAATACCTGAACTCCAACCTCAGGGATCTGATCTTCCATCAGGGCATAAACCCGTTCATAAGCGAGAGCTTCGTGAGGGTGGACTCGTCGAGCAAGAGGCAGGAGGTAATCGAGGACGACTCTCCATCAGTCATCCTCGCGACATCAGGAATGCTGAACGGCGGGCCTGTGATGGAGTACTTCAAGGCCCTCGCGCCTGATGAGCGGAACACGATAGTCTTCGTCGGCTATCAGGCTGAGGGCACGCTGGGAAGGAGGATACAGAAGGGCTGGAAGGAGGTTCCACTCCCATCTGCTGGCGGGAAGAGGGATGTGGTGGAGGTCAACATGCAGGTTGAGACTGTCGACGGTTTCTCTGGTCACTCCGACAGGAGGCAGCTTTTGAACTACGTTAGATCCCTCAAGCAGAGGCCCGAGAAGATAATAACCATCCACGGAGACGAGAACAAGTGCATCGAGCTCGCCTCAGCCCTTTACAAGACCTACAGGGTTGAGACGAGGGCACCGATGAATCTCGAGACGGTGAGGTTCCTATGACGGTTCTGATAAGCTTCGTGGGCACATCGGACAGTGGCAAGACGACCATACTCACCAAGGTCATCCCGATCCTCGTAGAGAGGGGCTTGAGGGTTGCTGTGGTCAAACATCATGCCCACGGGGACTTCGAGATAGACAAGGAGGGCAAAGACTCGTGGAAGCTGTACAACAGCGGCGCTGACGTGCTCATCTCATCGCCAGTAAAAATGGCGTTCATAAGGAGGGCGAGCGAGGACAGCCTGGACTACGTTTACGAGCGCTACCTCAAGGGCGATTACGACCTTGTAATAACCGAGGGCTACAGCAGGGCAGGGAAGGACAGGATAGTCGTCCTCGACAGGCCCGAGAAGCTGGAGTACTTCAAGCACGGCAAAATTCTGGCCGTTGTGTGCGACGAGCCGGTTGAGGGATATCCAAACTTCAGGAGAGATGAGGTGGAAAGGATAGCGGATTTCATCTACTCTCTGGTGAAGGAATGAGGGTAGCGATTTTCAGGCCTGATGAGTACGCCAGAGAGACTGCGAAGCTGCTCGAGCGGGAGGGCTTTCAGGTTCTTCACGCCCCCATGATCGAGGTTGAGGAGCAGGACGTTGAGGTTGAGGACGCTGATTTTACAATCATCACGAGCCAGACATCGGCGAGGATCGCGCTGAGAAGGGGACTGGTGAGGGGGAAAGTTGTGGCCATAGGCCCCAAAACGGCTGAGCCGCTAAGGGAAAGGTACGAGGTGGCGATGCCATCAAAGTACGACTCCTCCACGCTTTACAGGGAGTTCAGGGACGTTCTTGCCGGAAAGAGGGTGAACCTGCTGAGGAGCGACAAAGGAGACTCGGTTCTGCTGAAGCTCTCTGAAGTTTGCGATCTCAGGGAGTACGTGCTCTACAGGATCGTCCCTGCGTTTGGGGAGAGGCAGAGGAAAGCCGTGGAGGAGGTGGCCTCCGGGAGGGTTGATGCTGCCGTGTTCTCGAGCAGGATGATCGTCAGGGCGTTCATGGAGAATGCAAAGCGGGCAGGGCTGCTGGAAAAAGTTGTGGAGAGGCTGAACGAAATTGTTAGCGTTGCCATTGGCCCCCCAACCGCAGACGAACTCTCGAAGTACGGCATTTCAGCTGAATTGCCTGAGGAATACACGTTTGAGGGCGTCCTTGTCCTTCTCAGAAGTCTGCGCAGCCCTTAAATATAACCTCCTCAATCAGTAATTGATGTCGAGAATAAGGCATCTCATCTCGATTGACGATCTGTCAAAGTCTGACATTGAGTATCTTCTCGACAGGGCTGACGATTTTCTTGACGTTGCGAGGGGGAAGAGGAGGCTCAGGACTCTTGAGGGAAAAATCCTTGCCAACCTGTTCTTCGAGCCGTCCACGAGGACGAGGATGAGCTTCGAGTCAGCGATGAAGAGGCTGGGAGGGGAGGTGATCAACCTCGGAACCCTCGAGGCGACGAGTGTAGCTAAAGGGGAAAGCCTCGCAGACACTCTCAGGGTTGTGGAGCAGTATGCGGACTGCATAGTTTTGAGGCACTACAGGGAAGGTTCGGCCAGATTCGCGAGCCAGATATGTGATGTGCCGGTGATAAACGCTGGAGATGGGGCGGGTCAGCATCCGACCCAGACCCTGCTCGACCTCTACACGATAAGGAAGGAGGCAAGGCTGAACAATCTGAAAATCGCCCTTATTGGCGACTTAAAGTACTCAAGGACTGTGCACTCCCTGATAAAGGCCCTCGCCCTTTTCAACGCCGAGATATATCTCGTCTCTCCAGAGACTCTCAGGCTTCCCGAGGAGATAATGGATGTTGACGTGACCTTTGTCGAGTGCGACCTGAAGGAGGCAATAGAGAATGCGGATGTGCTTTACGTCACGAGGATTCAGAGGGAGAGGTTCCCGGACGAGGAGGAGTACAGAAAGGTAGCGGGAAGCTACAGGCTGACGGCCGAGATGCTTGAGAACAGCGATGCGATAGTTATGCACCCCCTCCCGAGGGTTGACGAGATCTCCTACGACGTTGACGGGCTGAAGAACGCCGTCTACTTCAGACAGGCGTTTTACGGGGTTCCGGTCAGAATGGCGATTCTGAGCGAGGTGATGTCATGAACGTGCTCACCATAAGCAAGATTAGGGACGGGACCGTGATAGACCACATTCCAGCGGGAAAGGCTCTGGAGGTTCTCAAGATCCTCGGCATAAAGAGCGGGAGCAGGGAGAGGGTGAGCATGGCGATGAACGTTGAGAGCAAGAAGATGGGGCGGAAGGACATAGTCAAGGTAGAGGGGAAGTTCATAAGCGACGAGGAGCTGAACAGGATTGCCCTAATTGCCCCAAAGGCCACAATAAACATCGTCAAGGACTTCGAGATCTCGAGGAAGTTCAGGGTCTCGATTCCGCAGAGGGTCGAGGGGATACTCAGGTGCCCCAACCAGAACTGCATATCCAACGATCCGAAGGAGCCGGCGACCTCCGAGTTCAGGGTGGAGGAGCTGAATGGGGATGTAGTCGCGTGGTGCGTGTTCTGCGGGAAGAAGGTTTATGATGTTGAGAAGTATCTGGTGTGAGTATGTGGGGTAAGATTCAGGAGAAGTTCGAGAAGTATCCCTCCCAGATAGCAGTTGCGAAGGAGTTCCTGAAGCTCGGCATTGCGGTGAGGAACGGCAAGACCTACTGCGGGGACATAGAGCTCGTGCCGACGAAGATTGCCGAGGCCGTGGGGGTGGACAGGAAGGTTGTGGTGATGGCGATCCAGAACATAGAGAGCGACGAGGAGCTCAAGAGGGTTTTCTCCTCGCTAAGGCCGGTGGCCTACATAGCCGATGTGGCAAGGATTCTCGGCTTCGGGGTGCTGGAGGTCTACGCGGAGAGCCAGAAGCCCGGGATAGTGGCGAGCATAACGGGAATTCTGGCGAGGGAGGGGATATCGATAAGGTACATGCTCGCCGAAGACCCTGAGCTTAGCGTTGAGAGCAAGCTTACCATAGTGACGGAGACCAAGATACCGGGAAGGCTTGTGGACGAATTCCTGAACGTTCCCGGGGTGGAGAAGATAGTCATCAGCTGATTACCACCTCTCCCTCCAGAACGATGGGATGAAGAGGGAGAGGACCGTGAAAAGCTCAAGCCTGCCGATCCACATGTTGAACGCGAGTATGAGCTTTGCTGTAGCGGAGAGGGAGGAGTAGCTCTCCGCCGCACCCACCGCTCCCAGCCCCGGACCGACGTTGTTTATTGTTGCCGAGACAGCCGAGATTGAGGAGATCATGTCGAGCCCCGTCAGGGACACGAGGAACGTGGAGAGGACGAATATGAGCACGTAAAGGGTGAAAAACGCGGTTATGTTGTGGAGTGTCTCCTTGTCAACGACCTCATCATTCAGCCTGACTATTCTGGCAGTCCTCGGCTCGGCGCTCTTGAGAATCTGCCCGAGGGAGTAGACTGTCAGCAGGTATATCCTGACAACCTTTATTCCTCCACCTGTAGAGCCAGTCGAGCCGCCAACGAACATGAGCATAAGGAGCAGGAGTCTGGCGGAGTCGCTCCACGTGTCGAAGTCGAAGGTCGTGTAGCCCGTGGTGGTCATTATGCTCGCCACCTGAAAGAAGGAGTACCTGAGAGACTCGCCCAGCTCGAACCTCTCGAGGTTTATCGCGGTCATTATTGCCCCTGCCAGAAGCAGGATTGCCATGTAGAACCTGAACTCTGTATCTCTCAGAAACTTGGTCTGCCCCTTGAGCAGGAGGTATATCAGCACGAAGTTCATGCCTCCGAGGATCATGAAGATGAAGATGACGAACTCTATCGCCGGGCTGTTGAAGTACGCAATGCTCTCGGTGTGGGTGGAGAAACCTCCGGTGGAGAGGGTGGTGAAGGTGTGGTTCACAGCATCGTAGAGGCTCATCCCGAGGATGTACAGCAGGACGATCTCGAGCACGGTGAGAAGCATGTACGTGGCGTACAGCCTGAGGGCAGTGTCCTTCAGCCTCGGCTTGATCTTCTCCACCTTCAAGCCCGGAACCTCGGCCTGAAGGAGGGTCTCGCTCTTCTTCGCGAGGGTGGGGAATATGGCGACGAACAGCACCACTATCCCCATCCCGCCCAGCCACTGGGTGAGGCTCCTCCACAGCAGGAGGGACTTGGGAAGGTCCTCTATGCGGTCTATTATCGTGGCCCCAGTGGTCGTGAACCCGGACATGGCCTCGAAGAACGCATCCACAGGAGAGATGCTGTAGTACACGTAGGGGATGCTCCCCGCGATGGCAATAAGGAGCCAGCCGATGCCGACTATGGCGTAGCCCTCCTTGTACTTCGCCACATCGCTCTCGGGCTTGGAGATCACGTAGACAATGCTTCCCAGAAAGGCGCACACCGCCATTGGGATTGCGAACGCGTAGACATCTTCATGGTAGCGTATCGCAGCTGCGAGCGGGATTGTAAAGACGAGCGAGAAGTAGAGCACTATCTGGGACAGGTAGTTCACAACGAGCCTTGTGTTCATGCTCTCAGCCTTTTCTCCACCTCGTCAACGTTCTCCCACGTTGTGAGAACGTAAAGCAGGTCTCCCCTGTGGATCACCGTGTCCCCCTTCACGACCTCGATCTCCCCATCCCTCTTCACTGCGGCTATGATGGTGTTCTCCGGGAGCTTGATGCTCGCAACCCTCTTCCTGTCAATTCCGCTCTCTATCTCGATGACCACTATTCCCTCCTTTATCTCGCCGACCGCCCTTATCTTCATCATCCGGAGGATCTTCATTACCTCAAGGTACGTGGACTTTCTTGGAGAGAGTGCAGCATCCACACCGACCTTCTCGAACAGCGGGGCGTACTCCTTCTTGTCCA
Coding sequences within it:
- the psmB gene encoding archaeal proteasome endopeptidase complex subunit beta — translated: MLQDKVYKGTTTVGIVCKDGVVMATEKRATMGNFIASRRAKKIYRISDRVAMTTAGSVGDAQFLVRLIKVEMNLYEIKKEERPSVKAIATMTSNLLNSVRYFPYLVQLLIGGVDDRGASIYSIDPIGGAIEETDIVATGSGSPMAYGVLEDAYKEGITTDEAVELAVRAIHSAMRRDSASGDGIDVVKITEDEYRELSRDEVEEIISKFRK
- a CDS encoding beta-CASP ribonuclease aCPSF1, with protein sequence MSSKEYIKQLKEKIVELVPENIKIKNIEFEGPLLVIYVENPQEFADSGDIIRKLAKDLRKRIIVRPDPKSLKPPEEAKEIIKKIVPEEAQITGFFFDEENGEVIIEAEKPGVVIGKNGVTLREIMKAVGWSPRPVRTAPIKSKTIENVRNFLLASREERKEILKRIGERIHRGTIYEDKWVRVTFLGGSREVGRSCYLLQTPESKILIDCGVNVGNIHQSPYLYVPEIQPLDSIDAVVITHAHLDHCGLLPVLFKYGYRGPVYLTPPTRDLMVLLQLDFIEVAGREGNPTPYESQHVREALKHTITLDYGVVTDISPDIRLTFYNAGHILGSAIAHFHIGEGLYNIAFTGDFKFEKTRLFDRAHTHFPRLEGLIMEATYGGSEDFQPSRKEAEEKLLEVIRSTIERGGKVLIPTFAVGRSQEVMIVLEEAIRNKRIEEIPVYLDGMIYEATAIHTAYPEYLNSNLRDLIFHQGINPFISESFVRVDSSSKRQEVIEDDSPSVILATSGMLNGGPVMEYFKALAPDERNTIVFVGYQAEGTLGRRIQKGWKEVPLPSAGGKRDVVEVNMQVETVDGFSGHSDRRQLLNYVRSLKQRPEKIITIHGDENKCIELASALYKTYRVETRAPMNLETVRFL
- the mobB gene encoding molybdopterin-guanine dinucleotide biosynthesis protein B codes for the protein MTVLISFVGTSDSGKTTILTKVIPILVERGLRVAVVKHHAHGDFEIDKEGKDSWKLYNSGADVLISSPVKMAFIRRASEDSLDYVYERYLKGDYDLVITEGYSRAGKDRIVVLDRPEKLEYFKHGKILAVVCDEPVEGYPNFRRDEVERIADFIYSLVKE
- a CDS encoding uroporphyrinogen-III synthase codes for the protein MRVAIFRPDEYARETAKLLEREGFQVLHAPMIEVEEQDVEVEDADFTIITSQTSARIALRRGLVRGKVVAIGPKTAEPLRERYEVAMPSKYDSSTLYREFRDVLAGKRVNLLRSDKGDSVLLKLSEVCDLREYVLYRIVPAFGERQRKAVEEVASGRVDAAVFSSRMIVRAFMENAKRAGLLEKVVERLNEIVSVAIGPPTADELSKYGISAELPEEYTFEGVLVLLRSLRSP
- the pyrB gene encoding aspartate carbamoyltransferase; the protein is MSRIRHLISIDDLSKSDIEYLLDRADDFLDVARGKRRLRTLEGKILANLFFEPSTRTRMSFESAMKRLGGEVINLGTLEATSVAKGESLADTLRVVEQYADCIVLRHYREGSARFASQICDVPVINAGDGAGQHPTQTLLDLYTIRKEARLNNLKIALIGDLKYSRTVHSLIKALALFNAEIYLVSPETLRLPEEIMDVDVTFVECDLKEAIENADVLYVTRIQRERFPDEEEYRKVAGSYRLTAEMLENSDAIVMHPLPRVDEISYDVDGLKNAVYFRQAFYGVPVRMAILSEVMS
- the pyrI gene encoding aspartate carbamoyltransferase regulatory subunit, whose product is MNVLTISKIRDGTVIDHIPAGKALEVLKILGIKSGSRERVSMAMNVESKKMGRKDIVKVEGKFISDEELNRIALIAPKATINIVKDFEISRKFRVSIPQRVEGILRCPNQNCISNDPKEPATSEFRVEELNGDVVAWCVFCGKKVYDVEKYLV
- a CDS encoding ACT domain-containing protein, translated to MWGKIQEKFEKYPSQIAVAKEFLKLGIAVRNGKTYCGDIELVPTKIAEAVGVDRKVVVMAIQNIESDEELKRVFSSLRPVAYIADVARILGFGVLEVYAESQKPGIVASITGILAREGISIRYMLAEDPELSVESKLTIVTETKIPGRLVDEFLNVPGVEKIVIS
- a CDS encoding TrkH family potassium uptake protein, translating into MNTRLVVNYLSQIVLYFSLVFTIPLAAAIRYHEDVYAFAIPMAVCAFLGSIVYVISKPESDVAKYKEGYAIVGIGWLLIAIAGSIPYVYYSISPVDAFFEAMSGFTTTGATIIDRIEDLPKSLLLWRSLTQWLGGMGIVVLFVAIFPTLAKKSETLLQAEVPGLKVEKIKPRLKDTALRLYATYMLLTVLEIVLLYILGMSLYDAVNHTFTTLSTGGFSTHTESIAYFNSPAIEFVIFIFMILGGMNFVLIYLLLKGQTKFLRDTEFRFYMAILLLAGAIMTAINLERFELGESLRYSFFQVASIMTTTGYTTFDFDTWSDSARLLLLMLMFVGGSTGSTGGGIKVVRIYLLTVYSLGQILKSAEPRTARIVRLNDEVVDKETLHNITAFFTLYVLIFVLSTFLVSLTGLDMISSISAVSATINNVGPGLGAVGAAESYSSLSATAKLILAFNMWIGRLELFTVLSLFIPSFWRERW